The Anomaloglossus baeobatrachus isolate aAnoBae1 chromosome 10, aAnoBae1.hap1, whole genome shotgun sequence genome has a segment encoding these proteins:
- the LOC142255246 gene encoding uncharacterized protein LOC142255246, which translates to MVKIFVGGVSPSASPEELKKLFERYGQVNECDILKNYAFVHMEREQDAHRAIGELHKQEFYGSHLTVEYATSKIRNATKIYVGNVSSRATTSQVKELFEKFGKVVECDIVKNYAFVHMAKEREAMDAILHLNDTPLEDQKIFVTLSKSNNAPKNSKLSSANVVATSTAPPPPPPPPPAYYFHRGRIPPPPAPFSPFPPRSWYEREYYERYTYDFYDRSGLGARATYDRALTPAAVVAAAAATLPAAAPVAAAAAPQAQSSINTALAPAAYRDRSPVGRRTAAAAAVMAQYADPYGSTQAYNQSYSQAYASAFSQYSLGAAGYSPAEYYEKYANGYAGQYSQTY; encoded by the coding sequence ATGGTGAAGATTTTTGTGGGTGGTGTATCGCCATCTGCTTCCCCTGAAGAACTAAAGAAGCTCTTTGAGCGATATGGCCAGGTAAATGAGTGTGATATCCTCAAAAATTATGCCTTTGTTCATATGGAGCGCGAGCAAGATGCCCATCGTGCCATCGGTGAGCTGCACAAACAAGAATTTTATGGGTCTCATCTCACCGTGGAATATGCAACCTCCAAGATCCGGAACGCCACCAAAATCTACGTGGGCAACGTGTCAAGCAGAGCGACCACATCCCAAGTAAAAGAGTTGTTTGAGAAGTTCGGCAAAGTTGTAGAGTGTGACATTGTCAAAAATTATGCTTTTGTGCATATGGCCAAAGAGAGGGAAGCCATGGATGCCATTTTGCACCTCAATGACACTCCGCTGGAGGACCAGAAGATTTTCGTCACACTGTCTAAAAGCAACAACGCTCCAAAGAACTCCAAACTGTCTTCTGCAAACGTGGTGGCAACGTCAACTGCGCCTCCACCCCCTCCCCCGCCACCACCTGCTTATTACTTCCACCGTGGACGCATTCCACCACCCCCAGCTCCTTTCTCTCCATTTCCGCCACGTTCTTGGTATGAAAGGGAGTACTACGAAAGGTACACCTATGATTTCTACGACCGAAGCGGGCTTGGTGCTCGTGCAACGTATGACAGAGCCCTTACTCCAGCCGCTGTGGTGGCCGCAGCAGCTGCAACCCTGCCGGCGgctgcccctgtcgcagctgctgcCGCCCCTCAAGCACAATCATCAATCAATACGGCCTTGGCTCCTGCAGCGTACAGGGACAGAAGTCCTGTAGGGCGAAGAACGGCCGCAGCGGCCGCAGTTATGGCACAATATGCAGATCCTTACGGTTCCACTCAAGCTTACAACCAGAGCTACAGCCAAGCCTATGCGTCTGCATTCTCTCAATATAGCTTGGGAGCAGCAGGTTACAGTCCCGCCGAGTACTACGAGAAATATGCTAACGGGTATGCAGGCCAGTACAGCCAAACTTATTAA